From Neisseria cinerea:
TGGTTGCGCAGGCAGACAGAACGCCAGCCGCCAATACTGCCAAGCCAAGTTTAACGATTTGTTTTGTTTTCATGTGCAAAGTCCTTTTTGTCTGATACCTGTTTGCCGTCCGATTTGGCAGACTTGCTGCAGGTAGTTTAAACGTTTGATTTCGGTTCGTGATATTAGCATAAAAAAGTGTATACAACAGTAAATTTTGTATAATTAAATATCATATATTAATGATGTGTGCCTGAGTATTATTTTAAGTTGGCTGATTCTATTTATATCTGATTTATATAATGTTTTTTACGGGCTATTTTTAACTTGACTTAGACCGGCATGAGTGGTTTTCGGGTAAGGTGTGTGCAAAATAATGTAATACGCCATGTTTTTGGGAATTATCTGTTTTGTGCGGCGCTGCTGCATTTTGCCGTCAATTTACCGATTCTCCAATCTTGGCAACCTGCTATAATTCACACTTTATATTTCTAACGTTTTCAAGCGAAAAACAGAATGACCATGCAAGAACAATATCAACCCGCCGCCATCGAGCCTGCGGCGCAGAAAAAATGGGACGACGCCCGTATTTTCAACGTCTCCGAAGACGCTTCCAAACCCAAATACTACTGCCTTTCCATGTTCCCTTACCCCAGCGGCAAGCTGCACATGGGGCATGTGCGCAACTACACCATCGGCGACGTATTGAGCCGCTTCAAACTCTTAAACGGCTTCAACGTCATGCAGCCTATGGGTTGGGACGCGTTCGGCATGCCGGCGGAAAATGCGGCGATGAAAAACAACGTCGCCCCCGCCGCATGGACCTACGACAACATCGAATACATGAAAACCCAGCTCAAAAGCCTGGGTTTTGCGATTGACTGGGAACGCGAAGTCGCCACCTGCAAACCCGAATACTACCGCTGGGAACAATGGCTGTTTACCAAGCTGTTTGAAAAAGGCATCGTTTACCGCAAAAACGGTACGGTAAACTGGGACCCGGTCGACCAAACCGTGCTTGCCAACGAGCAAGTTATCGACGGACGCGGCTGGCGTTCCGGCGCGTTGATCGAAAAACGCGAAATCCCGATGTATTACTTCAAAATCACGGATTACGCCGAAGAACTGCTCAACGACTTGGACAAGCTGGAACACTGGCCGGAACAAGTCAAAACCATGCAGCGCAACTGGATCGGCAAATCACGCGGTATGACCGTGCGCTTCGCCGTTTCAGACGACAGCAAACAAGGCTTGGAAGGCGATTACGCGAAATTTCTGCAAGTTTATACCACCCGTCCAGACACGCTGATGGGCGCGACTTATGTTGCCGTTGCCGCCGAGCATCCGCTGGCAACCGCCGCAGCCGCCGACAAACCCGAATTGCAGGCATTTATCGCCGAATGCAAAGCCGGCTCGGTTGCCGAAGCCGATATGGCGACAATGGAGAAAAAAGGCGTGCCGACCGGCCGCTACGTCGTCAACCCACTCAACGGCGACAAGCTGGAAGTATGGATTGCCAACTATGTATTGTGGGGCTACGGCGACGGCGCGGTGATGGCGGTTCCGGCGCATGACGAACGCGATTTCGAGTTCGCCACCAAATACAGCCTGCCGAAAAAACAAGTCATTGCCGTTGGCGACAACGCGTTCGACGAAAACCAATGGCAAGAATGGTACGGCGACAAAGAAAACGGCGTATTGGTCAACAGCGGCGACTTGGACGGCATGAATTTTCAGACGGCCTTCGACGCCATTGCCGCCAAGTTGCAAAGCCAAGACGCAGGCGAACCGAAAACCCAATACCGCCTGCGCGACTGGGGCATTTCGCGCCAACGCTACTGGGGCTGCCCGATTCCCATCGTCCATTGCGAAAAATGCGGCGACGTCCCCGTCCCCGCCGACCAACTGCCCGTCGT
This genomic window contains:
- the leuS gene encoding leucine--tRNA ligase, whose protein sequence is MQEQYQPAAIEPAAQKKWDDARIFNVSEDASKPKYYCLSMFPYPSGKLHMGHVRNYTIGDVLSRFKLLNGFNVMQPMGWDAFGMPAENAAMKNNVAPAAWTYDNIEYMKTQLKSLGFAIDWEREVATCKPEYYRWEQWLFTKLFEKGIVYRKNGTVNWDPVDQTVLANEQVIDGRGWRSGALIEKREIPMYYFKITDYAEELLNDLDKLEHWPEQVKTMQRNWIGKSRGMTVRFAVSDDSKQGLEGDYAKFLQVYTTRPDTLMGATYVAVAAEHPLATAAAADKPELQAFIAECKAGSVAEADMATMEKKGVPTGRYVVNPLNGDKLEVWIANYVLWGYGDGAVMAVPAHDERDFEFATKYSLPKKQVIAVGDNAFDENQWQEWYGDKENGVLVNSGDLDGMNFQTAFDAIAAKLQSQDAGEPKTQYRLRDWGISRQRYWGCPIPIVHCEKCGDVPVPADQLPVVLPENVVPDGMGSPLAKMPEFYETTCPCCGGAAKRETDTMDTFMESSWYFFRYMSPKFAEGMVSTEAAKYWGAVDQYIGGIEHAILHLLYARFFTKLMRDEDLVSVDEPFERLLTQGMVVCETYYRENANGSKDWINPADVELTFDDKGRPVSAVLKADGLPVVISGTEKMSKSKNNGVDPQELINAYGADTARLFMMFAAPPEQSLEWSDSGVEGAHRFLRRLWRTVYEYLKQGGAVKAFAGSQDGLSKELKDLRHKLHSTIAKVSDDYGRRQQFNTAIAAVMELLNQYDKTDTGSEQGRAVAQEVLETAVRLLWPIVPHICETLWSELNSAKLWEAGWPTVDEAALVKSEIEVMVQVNGKLRGKITVAADASKADLEAAALATEGAVKFMEGKPAKKIIVVPGRLVNIVV